A window of the Ipomoea triloba cultivar NCNSP0323 chromosome 14, ASM357664v1 genome harbors these coding sequences:
- the LOC116004965 gene encoding uncharacterized protein LOC116004965: MCPLRIILIFLSVTLAGFFAFRNLKTPSDDYQSHAADETPVKLHSASSLSSSSSLPICSKVCGVIGNGFWTFVDMASGRYVWRHLVSSSNLNLKRADDLKF; this comes from the exons ATGTGTCCGCTGAGAATCATTCTCATCTTTCTCTCTGTAACTCTCGCCGGATTTTTCGCCTTCCGAAACCTCAAAACTCCTAGTGACGACTATCAGAGCCACGCCGCAGACGAAACTCCGGTTAAGCTCCACTCTGCTTCGTCGTTGTCTTCCTCAAGTTCTCTTCCAATCTGCTCCAAG GTGTGCGGCGTGATAGGGAACGGATTTTGGACCTTCGTGGACATGGCTAGCGGCAGATACGTTTGGAGGCATTTGGTTTCATCTTCGAATTTGAATTTGAAGCGTGCCGATGATCTTAAATTTTAA
- the LOC116005347 gene encoding transcription repressor OFP17-like, with translation MKLMITSSCKRFIFSPFKKIMLHLFKFRLRNSLSVGRRLRRPRQRRIAGERRIRRSIFRYLRKEREDDDEDEAMELKSYSDTTINQKAPFPSPLTPAYVRNNGREDGRIPDEMDGGDACRRFEKCLAGIVAGEGRMGVRDLNMDVEDLVYCWENLRCPVFLDLVCRFYRELCKDVFSDNVDPNIELHLKNHNRN, from the coding sequence ATGAAGCTGATGATCACATCTTCATGCAAGCGTTTCATCTTCTCCCcattcaagaaaataatgcttCACCTCTTCAAATTCAGGCTCCGAAACTCTCTCTCCGTCGGCCGGCGGCTCCGCCGTCCAAGACAGCGCAGAATCGCCGGCGAACGCCGCATCCGGCGAAGTATTTTCCGATATTTAAGGAAGGAGAGAGAGGACGACGACGAAGATGAGGCGATGGAGCTGAAGAGCTACTCGGACACGACGATTAATCAGAAGGCGCCGTTTCCCTCTCCTTTGACTCCGGCGTATGTGAGGAATAATGGTCGGGAAGATGGGCGGATTCCGGACGAGATGGACGGCGGCGATGCGTGTAGAAGGTTCGAGAAGTGCTTGGCGGGGATAGTGGCCGGAGAAGGGAGAATGGGGGTTAGGGATTTGAATATGGATGTTGAGGATTTGGTTTACTGCTGGGAGAATCTGAGGTGTCCGGTGTTCTTGGATCTTGTTTGCAGATTCTATAGAGAGTTATGCAAGGATGTGTTTTCCGACAACGTTGATCCTAACATCGAGTTACACTTGAAGAATCATAATAGGAATTAA
- the LOC116003804 gene encoding uncharacterized protein LOC116003804 — protein sequence MPALTGLKNTRVQKKLKVSAGKSKASNGSVVTTTSKRTSVTEGKKTGSRVRKPVDISFKGEITPGKRGRKEILKVEEDGHIKSLSSGGKRKRISAGRNTDEERALDANMGLQNRKSLSKLGRNKLKLETHTGKQRENEDYHVSGRSSRRDSSPRGRKSQEGEFLDEKKSRAKSKTVRKGNSIGDSMTNVNAKSRSEVRTNSNKNENEQKVESLKKSLKTKPKDKKGLADNIDITERPKKKKKGIRIDPHDISNKRLDDGTSMNDNNNNKQKKEDIEQKSNAEMSKNAQFRAIRPSPSILSFVEENLLGRRREIMLRRAGYNVELSAPLDNIPMSTSSERERIEEPVFRNKLTFFAAAKISSSFPPPDLPEIAFAGRSNVGKSSLLNALTRQWGVVRTSDKPGLTQTINFFKLAQKLCLVDLPGYGFAYAKEDVKEAWEELVKEYVSTRIGLKRVCLLIDTKWGMKARDHELVELMERSQTKYQIILTKTDTVFPIDVARRAMQIEENLKASKSAVQPLMMVSSKSGAGIRSLRTVLAKIARFAKP from the exons ATGCCAGCGCTAACGGGGTTGAAAAACACTAGGGTTCAGAAGAAACTGAAAGTTTCAGCTGGTAAATCGAAGGCCAGTAATGGCAGTGTTGTTACCACCACTTCAAAGAGAACAAGTGTTACAGAAGGTAAGAAAACTGGAAGTAGGGTAAGAAAACCAGTTGATATCTCTTTCAAGGGTGAGATTACGCCTGGAAAGAGAGGTAGGAAGGAAATATTGAAGGTTGAGGAGGATGGTCATATCAAGTCATTGTCTTCTGGTGGGAAAAGGAAGAGAATTTCTGCTGGTCGAAATACAGATGAGGAAAGAGCATTGGATGCCAATATGGGGTTACAGAACAGAAAGTCTTTATCTAAGCTAGGCAGGAATAAGCTTAAACTTGAGACGCATACAGGAAAGCAAAGAGAAAATGAAGATTATCATGTCTCTGGGCGGTCTAGTAGGAGAGATTCATCGCCAAGAGGAAGGAAATCCCAGGAAGGTGAGTTCCTTGATGAGAAAAAATCAAGAGCTAAATCTAAGACTGTAAGGAAGGGTAATAGCATTGGGGATTCCATGACTAATGTCAATGCCAAAAGCAGATCTGAAGTGAGAACAAATTCAAATAAGAACGAAAACGAGCAAAAAGTTGAGTCTCTCAAGAAATCTCTTAAGACAAAGCCCAAGGACAAAAAGGGGTTGGCTGATAATATAGACATAACAGAGCggccaaagaagaaaaagaaaggaatcCGCATTGATCCTCATGATATCTCAAACAAGAGACTAGATGATGGCACATCTATGAATG ataataataataataaacagaaGAAAGAAGACATAGAGCAAAAGAGTAATGCTGAAATGTCGAAGAATGCACAGTTTCGTGCTATACGCCCTAGCCCTTCCATCCTTTCCTTTGTGGAAGAGAAT TTATTAGGTCGTAGGCGTGAAATTATGTTAAGAAGGGCAGGCTACAATGTGGAGCTTTCTGCCCCTTTAGATAATATACCAATGTCAACAAGCTCAGAAAGGGAACGGATTGAAGAACCG GTATTCAGGaataaattaactttttttgcTGCTGCAAAAATCTCTTCATCTTTTCCCCCGCCAGATCTGCCAGAAATTGCATTTGCAG GAAGATCAAACGTAGGGAAGTCATCTCTGCTGAATGCATTGACAAGGCAATGGGGTGTCGTACGGACATCAGATAAGCCTGGATTGACTCAA ACAATTAATTTCTTCAAACTTGCCCAAAAGCTCTGCTTGGTTGATTTGCCTGGATATGGTTTTGCTTATGCAAAAGAAGACGTGAAGGAAGCTTGGGAGGAGCTT GTGAAAGAGTATGTCTCTACAAGGATTGGCCTAAAGAGAGTATGCCTTCTCATCGATACTAAATGGGGTATGAAGGCAAGGGATCATGAACTTGTTGAATTGATGGAAAG ATCTCAAACAAAATACCAGATTATTTTAACCAAGACTGATACTGTATTCCCTATTGATGTTGCACGCCGTGCAATGCAAATAGAAGAG AACCTCAAGGCAAGCAAGTCTGCGGTTCAACCTCTG atGATGGTCAGCTCAAAATCTGGGGCTGGTATCAGAAGTTTACGAACTGTGCTTGCTAAAATTGCTCGGTTTGCAAAACCATAG